One Salvia splendens isolate huo1 chromosome 22, SspV2, whole genome shotgun sequence DNA segment encodes these proteins:
- the LOC121787198 gene encoding protein phosphatase 2C and cyclic nucleotide-binding/kinase domain-containing protein-like isoform X3: MCSVGELKKMMMVILLDYGSRMSHPFFVIASDGVFEFLSSQTVVDMVAKHKEPRDACAAIVAESYRRWLQYETRTDDITVIVVHVNGLNDAAFGHPADSDPVSRPPLPQVVEASGSDSPSLMNWRSKNQRARHDISRARLRALESSLENGQSWVPSSPAHRKTWEEEAQIEQALRDHFLFRKLTDSQCQVLLDCMQRIEVGAGDIVVKQGGEGDCFFVVGDGEFEVLATQEEKDSNMPRVLQRYTAEKLSSFGELALMYNKPLQASVQAVTNGTLWALKREDFRGILMSEFSNLSSLKLLRSVDLLSRLTILQLSNIADSLLEVTFCDGQKIVDKNEDLLGLYVIQKGIIKITCEMDLEKSVNLSSLMMPAVEEQDDSMSGKSYSFDKTEGSYFGEWTLLGEQITSLSAVAVGDVVCSVLTKEKFDSVVGPPTKLSQDDHDHKSKQYSTSLSPEPVKDLDTSTINKVQLSDLDWKNYLYCTDCSDIGLICVPDSEKLFTLKRFSKQKVRNLGKEATVLKEKNLMKSIRQSVFVPQVVCTSADESYAGILLDTRIACCMKSIIHSPLDETSAQFCAASVVLALEGLHKIGILYRGVSPDVLVFDHTGYIQLVDFRFGKKLSGDCSERTFTICGIADSMAPEIIQGKGHGFLADWWAVGALIYFMLKGETPFGSWRESELTFARIVKGQLTLPQEFSNEAVDIITKLLEVEESARLGSQGIDSIKAHPWFHGIDWEGLAERRVVIPPDIIFRINQYLETHLDDAATASSPLREFAEPNMPEWLEDW, encoded by the exons ATGTGCAGTGTTGGGGaactgaagaagatgatgatggtgATCCTCCTAGACTATGGGTCCAGAATG AGTCATCCTTTCTTTGTTATTGCAAGTGATGGTGTCTTTGAGTTTCTTTCCAGCCAAACTGTGGTGGACATG GTTGCAAAACATAAGGAACCGCGTGATGCTTGTGCTGCAATTGTTGCTGAATCATATCGTCGCTGGCTACAATATGAAACCCGTACAGATGACATAACAGTTATAGTTGTCCATGTAAATGGTTTAAATGAT GCTGCATTTGGTCACCCAGCAGACTCAGATCCAGTTTCAAGACCACCTTTACCTCAAGTTGTTGAAGCATCAGGATCCGATTCTCCATCTCTTATGAACTGGAGATCCAAAAACCAACGTGCAAGGCATGATATATCCCGTGCACGACTGCGTGCTCTTGAAAGTTCTCTTGAGAATGGGCAATCGTGGGTTCCTTCATCCCCAGCCCATAGAAAGACCTGGGAAGAAGAA GCTCAAATTGAACAGGCATTGCGGGACCATTTTCTCTTTCGAAAGCTTACTGATTCACAGTGTCAAGTTTTGTTGGACTGCATGCAAAGAATTGAGGTTGGAGCAGGAGACATAGTGGTAAAACAG gGTGGAGAAGGTGACTGTTTTTTTGTTGTTGGTGATGGAGAGTTTGAGGTCTTGGCTACTCAG GAAGAGAAAGATAGCAATATGCCCAGGGTGCTACAGCGCTACACAGCTGAGAAGCTATCCTCCTTTGGAGAGCTTGCACTGAT GTACAACAAGCCACTCCAAGCTTCTGTTCAAGCTGTGACCAATGGAACTCTCTGGGCACTTAAACGAGAAGATTTTAGAGGAATTCTCATGTCCGAGTTTTCTAATTTATCGTCGTTGAAGTTACTTCGATCAGTAGATCTTCTTTCAAGGCTGACAATCTTACAGCTGAGTAATATTGCAGATTCACTTTTAGAGGTGACTTTTTGCGATGGTCAGAAGATAGTTGATAAG AACGAGGACCTCTTGGGTTTGTATGTCATACAGAAGGGAATCATAAAAATTACTTGTGAGATGGATTTGGAAAAAAGTGTCAATCTGTCCAGTCTCATGATGCCTGCAGTTGAGGAGCAGGATGATAGTATGTCTGGTAAGAGCTATTCATTTGATAAGACTGAAGGCAGCTATTTTGGAGAATGGACACTTCTGGGTGAGCAAATCACTTCTTTGAGTGCTGTTGCTGTTGGAGATGTGGTGTGCTCCGTATTAACAAAGGAAAAGTTTGATTCAGTTGTTGGGCCTCCAACAAAGCTTTCTCAGGATGATCATGATCATAA GTCAAAACAATACTCAACTAGTTTATCCCCAGAACCTGTTAAAGATTTGGATACATCAACCATAAACAAGGTTCAACTTTCTGATTTG GATTGGAAAAATTATTTGTACTGCACAGATTGCAGTGATATTGGCCTCATATGTGTGCCTGACTCAG AGAAGTTGTTTACCTTAAAAAGATTCTCAAAGCAGAAGGTTAGGAACCTTGGTAAAGAAGCAACGGTACTGAAGGAGAAGAACCTAATGAAGTCTATAAGACAATCTGTTTTTGTGCCTCAAGTTGTATGCACTTCTGCTGATGAATCATATGCTGGCATACTTCTTGATACACGTATTGCTTGCTGTATGAAATCAATAATTCACAGCCCACTGGATGAAACATCTGCACAATTTTGTGCTGCCTCTGTTGTTCTTGCCTTAGAAGGTTTACACAAG ATCGGCATACTGTATCGAGGAGTTTCCCCTGATGTTCTGGTGTTTGATCATACAGGATACATACAG CTAGTGGATTTCAGATTTGGGAAGAAATTATCTGGTGACTGTTCTGAAAGAACATTCACAATTTGTGGTATAGCAGATTCTATGGCTCCTGAAATAATCCAAGGGAAAGGCCATGGCTTCCTTGCTGACTG GTGGGCAGTGGGAGCTTTGATCTACTTCATGCTGAAAGGTGAAACGCCTTTTGGATCCTGGAGAGAGAGTGAACTCACATTCGCAAGAATCGTCAAAGGTCAACTGACACTTCCACAAGAATTTAGCAATGAAGCTGTTGATATCATTACTAAG TTACTTGAAGTAGAAGAAAGCGCAAGACTTGGAAGCCAAGGCATTGACTCCATTAAAGCCCATCCATGGTTCCATGGTATAGATTGGGAAGGACTAGCAGAGCGCAGGGTTGTGATTCCCCCTGATATTATCTTCCGTATAAATCAATACCTGGAAACACATCTTGATGATGCGGCTACAGCATCTTCCCCTCTCCGGGAATTTGCAGAACCTAACATGCCAGAATGGCTTGAAGATTGGTAG
- the LOC121787198 gene encoding protein phosphatase 2C and cyclic nucleotide-binding/kinase domain-containing protein-like isoform X2, producing MGCVYSKTCIGELCAPRDVNLQGSGAVKTAASEFAVFSPASSESEGEKEGQLNQFNSTNDHEVGISRLSRVSAQFLPPDGSKYVKVPSGEYELHYSFLSQRGYYPDALDKPNQDSFCIHAPFGTSPDDHFFGVFDGHGEFGTQCSQFVKQKLCENLLRNSRYHIDAVEACHAAFLTTNSQLHADTLDDSMSGTTAVTILVRGRTLYIANAGDSRAVVGEKRGNDIVAVDLSIDQTPFRPDELERVKLCGARVLTLDQIEGLKNPYVQCWGTEEDDDGDPPRLWVQNGMYPGTAFTRSIGDSIAETIGVVANPEIVVLELTQSHPFFVIASDGVFEFLSSQTVVDMVAKHKEPRDACAAIVAESYRRWLQYETRTDDITVIVVHVNGLNDAAFGHPADSDPVSRPPLPQVVEASGSDSPSLMNWRSKNQRARHDISRARLRALESSLENGQSWVPSSPAHRKTWEEEAQIEQALRDHFLFRKLTDSQCQVLLDCMQRIEVGAGDIVVKQGGEGDCFFVVGDGEFEVLATQEEKDSNMPRVLQRYTAEKLSSFGELALMYNKPLQASVQAVTNGTLWALKREDFRGILMSEFSNLSSLKLLRSVDLLSRLTILQLSNIADSLLEVTFCDGQKIVDKNEDLLGLYVIQKGIIKITCEMDLEKSVNLSSLMMPAVEEQDDSMSGKSYSFDKTEGSYFGEWTLLGEQITSLSAVAVGDVVCSVLTKEKFDSVVGPPTKLSQDDHDHKSKQYSTSLSPEPVKDLDTSTINKVQLSDLDWKNYLYCTDCSDIGLICVPDSEKLFTLKRFSKQKVRNLGKEATVLKEKNLMKSIRQSVFVPQVVCTSADESYAGILLDTRIACCMKSIIHSPLDETSAQFCAASVVLALEGLHKIGILYRGVSPDVLVFDHTGYIQILWLLK from the exons CATGAGGTGGGTATTAGTCGGCTGTCTAGGGTGTCAGCTCAATTCTTACCTCCTGATGGCTCCAAGTACGTGAAAGTTCCATCTGGGGAATATGAATTACACTACTCATTTCTATCTCAGAGAGGTTACTACCCTGATGCTCTTGATAAGCCCAACCAAGATAGTTTTTGCATTCATGCTCCATTTGGAACGAGTCCAGATGACCATTTTTTTGGGGTTTTTGATGGTCATGGCGAATTCGGAACTCAGTGCTCGCAGTTTGTGAAGCAGAAGTTATGTGAAAATTTGCTTAGGAATAGTCGATATCACATAGATGCAGTTGAAGCCTGCCATGCAGCTTTCTTGACAACAAACTCCCAATTGCATGCTGACACGCTGGATGACAGCATGAGCGGAACAACTGCAGTAACAATCCTGGTTCGTGGTAGGACGCTTTATATTGCGAATGCTGGTGATTCGAGGGCTGTCGTAGGCGAGAAAAGGGGGAATGATATTGTAGCTGTTGATCTTTCTATTGATCAAACACCTTTTCGGCCGGATGAACTTGAAAGGGTGAAGCTTTGTGGAGCTAGAGTTCTGACTTTGGATCAGATTGAAGGACTCAAGAATCCATATGTGCAGTGTTGGGGaactgaagaagatgatgatggtgATCCTCCTAGACTATGGGTCCAGAATGGTATGTATCCTGGTACAGCTTTCACAAGAAGCATTGGTGATTCTATTGCTGAGACTATAGGCGTTGTTGCAAACCCTGAAATTGTTGTCCTGGAGCTTACGCAGAGTCATCCTTTCTTTGTTATTGCAAGTGATGGTGTCTTTGAGTTTCTTTCCAGCCAAACTGTGGTGGACATG GTTGCAAAACATAAGGAACCGCGTGATGCTTGTGCTGCAATTGTTGCTGAATCATATCGTCGCTGGCTACAATATGAAACCCGTACAGATGACATAACAGTTATAGTTGTCCATGTAAATGGTTTAAATGAT GCTGCATTTGGTCACCCAGCAGACTCAGATCCAGTTTCAAGACCACCTTTACCTCAAGTTGTTGAAGCATCAGGATCCGATTCTCCATCTCTTATGAACTGGAGATCCAAAAACCAACGTGCAAGGCATGATATATCCCGTGCACGACTGCGTGCTCTTGAAAGTTCTCTTGAGAATGGGCAATCGTGGGTTCCTTCATCCCCAGCCCATAGAAAGACCTGGGAAGAAGAA GCTCAAATTGAACAGGCATTGCGGGACCATTTTCTCTTTCGAAAGCTTACTGATTCACAGTGTCAAGTTTTGTTGGACTGCATGCAAAGAATTGAGGTTGGAGCAGGAGACATAGTGGTAAAACAG gGTGGAGAAGGTGACTGTTTTTTTGTTGTTGGTGATGGAGAGTTTGAGGTCTTGGCTACTCAG GAAGAGAAAGATAGCAATATGCCCAGGGTGCTACAGCGCTACACAGCTGAGAAGCTATCCTCCTTTGGAGAGCTTGCACTGAT GTACAACAAGCCACTCCAAGCTTCTGTTCAAGCTGTGACCAATGGAACTCTCTGGGCACTTAAACGAGAAGATTTTAGAGGAATTCTCATGTCCGAGTTTTCTAATTTATCGTCGTTGAAGTTACTTCGATCAGTAGATCTTCTTTCAAGGCTGACAATCTTACAGCTGAGTAATATTGCAGATTCACTTTTAGAGGTGACTTTTTGCGATGGTCAGAAGATAGTTGATAAG AACGAGGACCTCTTGGGTTTGTATGTCATACAGAAGGGAATCATAAAAATTACTTGTGAGATGGATTTGGAAAAAAGTGTCAATCTGTCCAGTCTCATGATGCCTGCAGTTGAGGAGCAGGATGATAGTATGTCTGGTAAGAGCTATTCATTTGATAAGACTGAAGGCAGCTATTTTGGAGAATGGACACTTCTGGGTGAGCAAATCACTTCTTTGAGTGCTGTTGCTGTTGGAGATGTGGTGTGCTCCGTATTAACAAAGGAAAAGTTTGATTCAGTTGTTGGGCCTCCAACAAAGCTTTCTCAGGATGATCATGATCATAA GTCAAAACAATACTCAACTAGTTTATCCCCAGAACCTGTTAAAGATTTGGATACATCAACCATAAACAAGGTTCAACTTTCTGATTTG GATTGGAAAAATTATTTGTACTGCACAGATTGCAGTGATATTGGCCTCATATGTGTGCCTGACTCAG AGAAGTTGTTTACCTTAAAAAGATTCTCAAAGCAGAAGGTTAGGAACCTTGGTAAAGAAGCAACGGTACTGAAGGAGAAGAACCTAATGAAGTCTATAAGACAATCTGTTTTTGTGCCTCAAGTTGTATGCACTTCTGCTGATGAATCATATGCTGGCATACTTCTTGATACACGTATTGCTTGCTGTATGAAATCAATAATTCACAGCCCACTGGATGAAACATCTGCACAATTTTGTGCTGCCTCTGTTGTTCTTGCCTTAGAAGGTTTACACAAG ATCGGCATACTGTATCGAGGAGTTTCCCCTGATGTTCTGGTGTTTGATCATACAGGATACATACAG ATTCTATGGCTCCTGAAATAA
- the LOC121787198 gene encoding protein phosphatase 2C and cyclic nucleotide-binding/kinase domain-containing protein-like isoform X1: MGCVYSKTCIGELCAPRDVNLQGSGAVKTAASEFAVFSPASSESEGEKEGQLNQFNSTNDHEVGISRLSRVSAQFLPPDGSKYVKVPSGEYELHYSFLSQRGYYPDALDKPNQDSFCIHAPFGTSPDDHFFGVFDGHGEFGTQCSQFVKQKLCENLLRNSRYHIDAVEACHAAFLTTNSQLHADTLDDSMSGTTAVTILVRGRTLYIANAGDSRAVVGEKRGNDIVAVDLSIDQTPFRPDELERVKLCGARVLTLDQIEGLKNPYVQCWGTEEDDDGDPPRLWVQNGMYPGTAFTRSIGDSIAETIGVVANPEIVVLELTQSHPFFVIASDGVFEFLSSQTVVDMVAKHKEPRDACAAIVAESYRRWLQYETRTDDITVIVVHVNGLNDAAFGHPADSDPVSRPPLPQVVEASGSDSPSLMNWRSKNQRARHDISRARLRALESSLENGQSWVPSSPAHRKTWEEEAQIEQALRDHFLFRKLTDSQCQVLLDCMQRIEVGAGDIVVKQGGEGDCFFVVGDGEFEVLATQEEKDSNMPRVLQRYTAEKLSSFGELALMYNKPLQASVQAVTNGTLWALKREDFRGILMSEFSNLSSLKLLRSVDLLSRLTILQLSNIADSLLEVTFCDGQKIVDKNEDLLGLYVIQKGIIKITCEMDLEKSVNLSSLMMPAVEEQDDSMSGKSYSFDKTEGSYFGEWTLLGEQITSLSAVAVGDVVCSVLTKEKFDSVVGPPTKLSQDDHDHKSKQYSTSLSPEPVKDLDTSTINKVQLSDLDWKNYLYCTDCSDIGLICVPDSEKLFTLKRFSKQKVRNLGKEATVLKEKNLMKSIRQSVFVPQVVCTSADESYAGILLDTRIACCMKSIIHSPLDETSAQFCAASVVLALEGLHKIGILYRGVSPDVLVFDHTGYIQLVDFRFGKKLSGDCSERTFTICGIADSMAPEIIQGKGHGFLADWWAVGALIYFMLKGETPFGSWRESELTFARIVKGQLTLPQEFSNEAVDIITKLLEVEESARLGSQGIDSIKAHPWFHGIDWEGLAERRVVIPPDIIFRINQYLETHLDDAATASSPLREFAEPNMPEWLEDW; the protein is encoded by the exons CATGAGGTGGGTATTAGTCGGCTGTCTAGGGTGTCAGCTCAATTCTTACCTCCTGATGGCTCCAAGTACGTGAAAGTTCCATCTGGGGAATATGAATTACACTACTCATTTCTATCTCAGAGAGGTTACTACCCTGATGCTCTTGATAAGCCCAACCAAGATAGTTTTTGCATTCATGCTCCATTTGGAACGAGTCCAGATGACCATTTTTTTGGGGTTTTTGATGGTCATGGCGAATTCGGAACTCAGTGCTCGCAGTTTGTGAAGCAGAAGTTATGTGAAAATTTGCTTAGGAATAGTCGATATCACATAGATGCAGTTGAAGCCTGCCATGCAGCTTTCTTGACAACAAACTCCCAATTGCATGCTGACACGCTGGATGACAGCATGAGCGGAACAACTGCAGTAACAATCCTGGTTCGTGGTAGGACGCTTTATATTGCGAATGCTGGTGATTCGAGGGCTGTCGTAGGCGAGAAAAGGGGGAATGATATTGTAGCTGTTGATCTTTCTATTGATCAAACACCTTTTCGGCCGGATGAACTTGAAAGGGTGAAGCTTTGTGGAGCTAGAGTTCTGACTTTGGATCAGATTGAAGGACTCAAGAATCCATATGTGCAGTGTTGGGGaactgaagaagatgatgatggtgATCCTCCTAGACTATGGGTCCAGAATGGTATGTATCCTGGTACAGCTTTCACAAGAAGCATTGGTGATTCTATTGCTGAGACTATAGGCGTTGTTGCAAACCCTGAAATTGTTGTCCTGGAGCTTACGCAGAGTCATCCTTTCTTTGTTATTGCAAGTGATGGTGTCTTTGAGTTTCTTTCCAGCCAAACTGTGGTGGACATG GTTGCAAAACATAAGGAACCGCGTGATGCTTGTGCTGCAATTGTTGCTGAATCATATCGTCGCTGGCTACAATATGAAACCCGTACAGATGACATAACAGTTATAGTTGTCCATGTAAATGGTTTAAATGAT GCTGCATTTGGTCACCCAGCAGACTCAGATCCAGTTTCAAGACCACCTTTACCTCAAGTTGTTGAAGCATCAGGATCCGATTCTCCATCTCTTATGAACTGGAGATCCAAAAACCAACGTGCAAGGCATGATATATCCCGTGCACGACTGCGTGCTCTTGAAAGTTCTCTTGAGAATGGGCAATCGTGGGTTCCTTCATCCCCAGCCCATAGAAAGACCTGGGAAGAAGAA GCTCAAATTGAACAGGCATTGCGGGACCATTTTCTCTTTCGAAAGCTTACTGATTCACAGTGTCAAGTTTTGTTGGACTGCATGCAAAGAATTGAGGTTGGAGCAGGAGACATAGTGGTAAAACAG gGTGGAGAAGGTGACTGTTTTTTTGTTGTTGGTGATGGAGAGTTTGAGGTCTTGGCTACTCAG GAAGAGAAAGATAGCAATATGCCCAGGGTGCTACAGCGCTACACAGCTGAGAAGCTATCCTCCTTTGGAGAGCTTGCACTGAT GTACAACAAGCCACTCCAAGCTTCTGTTCAAGCTGTGACCAATGGAACTCTCTGGGCACTTAAACGAGAAGATTTTAGAGGAATTCTCATGTCCGAGTTTTCTAATTTATCGTCGTTGAAGTTACTTCGATCAGTAGATCTTCTTTCAAGGCTGACAATCTTACAGCTGAGTAATATTGCAGATTCACTTTTAGAGGTGACTTTTTGCGATGGTCAGAAGATAGTTGATAAG AACGAGGACCTCTTGGGTTTGTATGTCATACAGAAGGGAATCATAAAAATTACTTGTGAGATGGATTTGGAAAAAAGTGTCAATCTGTCCAGTCTCATGATGCCTGCAGTTGAGGAGCAGGATGATAGTATGTCTGGTAAGAGCTATTCATTTGATAAGACTGAAGGCAGCTATTTTGGAGAATGGACACTTCTGGGTGAGCAAATCACTTCTTTGAGTGCTGTTGCTGTTGGAGATGTGGTGTGCTCCGTATTAACAAAGGAAAAGTTTGATTCAGTTGTTGGGCCTCCAACAAAGCTTTCTCAGGATGATCATGATCATAA GTCAAAACAATACTCAACTAGTTTATCCCCAGAACCTGTTAAAGATTTGGATACATCAACCATAAACAAGGTTCAACTTTCTGATTTG GATTGGAAAAATTATTTGTACTGCACAGATTGCAGTGATATTGGCCTCATATGTGTGCCTGACTCAG AGAAGTTGTTTACCTTAAAAAGATTCTCAAAGCAGAAGGTTAGGAACCTTGGTAAAGAAGCAACGGTACTGAAGGAGAAGAACCTAATGAAGTCTATAAGACAATCTGTTTTTGTGCCTCAAGTTGTATGCACTTCTGCTGATGAATCATATGCTGGCATACTTCTTGATACACGTATTGCTTGCTGTATGAAATCAATAATTCACAGCCCACTGGATGAAACATCTGCACAATTTTGTGCTGCCTCTGTTGTTCTTGCCTTAGAAGGTTTACACAAG ATCGGCATACTGTATCGAGGAGTTTCCCCTGATGTTCTGGTGTTTGATCATACAGGATACATACAG CTAGTGGATTTCAGATTTGGGAAGAAATTATCTGGTGACTGTTCTGAAAGAACATTCACAATTTGTGGTATAGCAGATTCTATGGCTCCTGAAATAATCCAAGGGAAAGGCCATGGCTTCCTTGCTGACTG GTGGGCAGTGGGAGCTTTGATCTACTTCATGCTGAAAGGTGAAACGCCTTTTGGATCCTGGAGAGAGAGTGAACTCACATTCGCAAGAATCGTCAAAGGTCAACTGACACTTCCACAAGAATTTAGCAATGAAGCTGTTGATATCATTACTAAG TTACTTGAAGTAGAAGAAAGCGCAAGACTTGGAAGCCAAGGCATTGACTCCATTAAAGCCCATCCATGGTTCCATGGTATAGATTGGGAAGGACTAGCAGAGCGCAGGGTTGTGATTCCCCCTGATATTATCTTCCGTATAAATCAATACCTGGAAACACATCTTGATGATGCGGCTACAGCATCTTCCCCTCTCCGGGAATTTGCAGAACCTAACATGCCAGAATGGCTTGAAGATTGGTAG